The region TTCTAATTATTGATTATAACCATAAAGTGTCGGCTATACCACATGGGATGTCTCTCTCGTGCGACAGAGttaccaaaatatatataatcacaGATAATAATGTCAGAGAAATAAtcccaaaacttaaaaaaaaatatatggttccATCCAATCAGGAAAATGGGCTGCTGCCTCTCAAGTTCCTCAATCCTTCATCACGCGTAAAATCATGTGGTGGTCGGTGATGGTTGATCAACGAATGCACCAAGCTACCATGAAAGTGAAGATGGAGAATATAAATTACACAGAGTGAGGATATATAAAAAGCAAGATGCCACAAATGTTTGCCCATGTCTTTAAAGGAAAGGTTTATCTGCTTGCATAGAAATGCATTCTCTCAGTACATGCATTGCTGGCAGGTGGCAACTCCTCTTTTTTCCATGTGGAATGTTTTCTCTGTGCAAAATAGGAATATCTATCtatcaatcaatcaaacatTAAGGAATAATTATGTTCATTTTGACTGTAATTAGATAAGATAGAGCTCCTTTTCATGTTCATtgcacttaaaaatatatagttaaatcATGAATTGACTGTTCGAGCTTTGGAAAGTTATgggagaaacaaaaacaaaacaaagtagGCAAGAGTTCACAGAACTTGTCCAATAATATCTCACAAGAGTCTTGGAAGGGACAGGGGATTAACTCATGGAATTTGTTACATGTGATCGATCCTTGCAAAGGACAAACATGGAAAAACTGGATTGAACTCATAGGGCATCAACGAACCTgctgtgatgtttttttttaaaaaacagattttctttgatttaactGTGTTATGTTACAAGTTTGACTGTCCGCCAATTTCTTAATTATCATGAAAAGattctcattaattttttgaaaagaattttcatccggttcaatttggttttagaTGGCTGTGTTGCTGCACAGGACATAGAAGATGGATGCTGTACTAAAAACTCTAATGAACTGGTAGATTTAATAAAGCAAGATGTCAAACAAATCCCGGAACCCATATGTTTCACTACCACATGAACTGTAAAATATTTCTGACAATCTTATTGTTGAAGGTTAAAGTTACAGAATTCTTGGGCAGGCAAAAGTTAAGAGTATAGTTATATGCACTCGTTTCTTTCCTTGTGAAATAGTATAATTAACTTGCAAGTAAGGTTTCCAGCCTTGTGACTTTGTAACAGTATTCCAAGCAGAAGAACTCAGTCGAGGGTCCGCATTCCACAACCCATGAAACTAGAGGACTCATTCTAGAAGTTAGCGAAGATCTTCGGGCAATCAAGATTTGCTGAATACAgagaacatgaaaaaataaccaATTCAAGCTAGCTACCAGAGTGGCCTGGTAGAATGAATTATCAGCTATGAATACAGAGATTTTTAACAATTACTGCTTCTATCGATGCTAGCATTAATTTCTACCACAACATCACGCTGCATGAAGTGTTAGCTGCACTACGCTACTTTCTCATAAGATTAATGCAAGTTAACGAAAAATGCATGTGAAGTTCAACCTAAAAAATGTGCATTCTATAGTGTTTAATTTAGGTTCAGAGGAAAAAACAACCGGGACAATCTGCAGGTGGGGGGAGACTGTAGAATTTCTGCAAACTAAATTATAACCAACCTAGCTAGGAATCTACTGGCCTAGTGGCTTGCAGCTGTTTCAGGAGTTCAACATTTCGAGTGCATCTTTACGCACtataaaatgtgaaaaaaaaagggggaagtGGGTTTCACAATATTGCTGGTGCTCGTCTTATATTGGCAAATATTTACTTGTGCTGCACTGATAGACTGATGATGTAGGCTTCCTGAAGGAAACAAATGCGCGCAGTCCAATTTGTCTGGAAAACACATCCATGAAATTTGCACGCCACATGAGAGCTCTCGATATGTTAATCTCATAAAGGTctcgtgtatatatatgaatttctaatcctttttgtttttgataggTTACTAAATCATAACCAAATTCAACCTCTAGAAGGTTCCTAATTTGTGGTTACCACAAAAGTTCTTGAGTTTTGTGCTTATGAAAGCCAAAAATCTTGCACGTTACCTTCCAATATTCACCCACcaaatgagaaagagagagattccTTCCCGCTAAAAAGAATGGTCTTTTTCTTGCATTGTTACCTTCCTTATCCATCACTCCAGCCTCTTTTATCCTAAAAAGATtggtctttttttcttctgtgcGTGTAATATTTTGAGTTATGCATCGCCAATTATGTGGCACTAGGgggaatttcaagaaaaaacatttcTGTATTTTGAGGATATACCACCACAACTAACAAACCCCCTTTTACCAGTCCCTTGATTCTATCTTCCTCTCTAACAATAactcaaaatatatcaatataattaaCAGCAATGATAGCAATTAGCAGGAAagattagattaattaatcaatgccAATTGGCCAAGTTAGATGCGTGTGTCATGGTCACTCCTCGTGGTCTCGTTAGCAAAAAGTAATGCCCTTCACAAGAGTTTGTATGGCAGACCCCAACCTCTCCATGTTACAACATACACTTCATAGTTCATATATGTCCCCACTCCCTTCCCTTTTATATAACCCCACATCTctccccttccccttcttcaATGTCTCATCAGCTCTTCCTTTCCCTCCTTCATTAACTATCCCTCTCTGTTTCATTTTCTCACAAGCCCTCTTGTCACATACCACTTGTACTTTACGCATTAACTTGATTAACAATACCCTTCAACACACATTTTCAACAGAAATGTGCAGCTTTAAGGCTAAGGTGACCACAGGAGTTGATATAACACCGGCAGTGGCTAGAATCAATGGCCGGCCGGTCCTTCAACCTACGTGCAATTTAGTTTCTACGCTTGAAAGGCGTAATTCTCTAAAGAAAACGGCACCAAagtcttctcctcctcctccaccaccaccaccaacttTTTCTAATAAAACCAACAAGGCCTCGCCTCCTTTATCTCCAATGTCGAAGTCTCCTAGATTACCAGCTATTAAGAGAGGAAGTGATGCTAATAGCTTGAATTCAAGTTCTGAGAAGGTCGTGATCCCAAGAAACACTACGAAGACACCGACTTTAGAGAGAAAGAAGTCGAAAAGTTTCAAGGAAAGTAGCGTTGGGAGGGGAGTGCATTCTTCTTTTATTGAGGCATCATTGAGTTATTCTTCCTCTTTGATTGTTGAGGCACCAGGAAGCATTGCCGCGGTCAGGAGAGAACAAATGGCACTCCAACATGCACAAAGAAAGATGAGAATTGCTCATTATGGAAGATCAAAGTCTGCCAGGTTTGAAGATCAAGTTGTTCCTAATGATTCTTCAATCAGTATGGCAACAAAGACTGAtcaggaagaagaaaagagatgcAGTTTTATCACAGCAAATTCAGGtaaggaaaaagagaagaaatgaagTTGGCCAAATGTTTGTGATGTTCCTGAGGTTAAATTTggtgaaaataattttgaactTGAATGAGACATCCTCTGATTATGTTCCAAACTTCCAATGTTTTTGTGCTTAGATCCCATCTATGTTGCTTACCATGATGAAGAATGGGGAGTTCCAGTCCATGATGACAAGTAAAGACTGTCCCTTTCTTTCTCTGTCCCGTTCAATTGCACAAAACCAGCTTGCTTTACATTCCTATATTTCTTGCAGGATGTTATTTGAATTGCTAGTTCTAAGTGGTGCTCAGGTTGGTTCGGATTGGACTTCAATCTTGAAGAAACGCCAAGACTTCAggtgggttgttttttttataaaaaaagacaccgaattactttgttttattgtttctcaAAATTAGCGAAAGATAATGTTTCCTCTTCTGCAGAGATGCATTTTCAGGATTCGATGCAGAAATTGTGGCCAACATTTCTGAAAAACAGATAATGTCAATCAGTACAGAATATGGAATTGATATGAGCCGAGTTCGAGGTGTTGTGGACAACTCTAACAGGATTCTTGAGGTAAACAATTAATCTAGCTTCAAAACTCGCAAATCATTTGTCTTTTATCGTATCTTTTTCAGAATCCGCCCTGGTCCTTCTCTTCTTGGCATTCTTTCTGCACATAAAAGACGTGATCTTGCATCTTCCAAACCTTCAAAAGAACCTTTTTATTCTGTTTAAAAAGATCATGTTTAAGAGTTCatcgttaataaaaaaaaaatgcaatgacTTGATTAGTATCAACAGCTTGTTAATTGGTCTTCCCTTTTTCCTCTGATTTAGTGAAAAGTAGTTGCCAAGCAAGCTCCGACCCGAACTCATGGTGATGGGGTACCCTACATTTTATGTCAATACCCATGGAACAAGGGGACCCTTGTTATTTAATTACCTTAGAccttgttttattaaaaaaaataaaattgatagtcTTAATTGATTAGCAAGACCTGcattgctagttttttttttgtgtgtgtgagtgATAATATCTGTGACAATATTGCAGATCAAAAAGGAGTTCGGGTCATTTGACAGATACATATGGACATTTGTCAATAACAAGCCTATCTCCACCTCGTACAAATTTGGACACAAGATTCCAGTGAAGACATCAAAATCAGAGACTATAAGCAAAGACATGGTTAGGAGGGGGTTTAGGTTTGTTGGTCCGACCATGGTTCACTCGTTCATGCAAGCAGCAGGGTTAACCAATGACCACTTGATCACCTGCCACAGGCACCTTCCATGCACCTTAATGGCAGCCGCCCGCAGGCCTACCGAGGCACAAGCTCAATAGACTCAAATTGACATTAAAAAGGGACAGAAGAATTAACAAGACATAAAGAAAGTAGGCTAAAACGCATATATAGTTAAGCCCATTTTCTAACTTGGAATGGTTGTGTGTGTTGTTAGATAGGAGGAGAAATTAAAAGGGTTTGTGACTTTCtgagatttgtttttctctattaCAGTTTGAGTGTGTTGAAATAGATTAGGGAGAAGAAAGGGTGGCGTAGTGTTGTGGTGGAGGAGACAGGTAGCATGTGCGACCGGGAGGCAATGGCATGTGTGGGGTGCCAGTTGCTTTTTATTCCATGTGACCTATCACACTTGCATTATTTGAGGGGTTTTCCTTTTACAGGCTGTGTGAGATGCTTGTTGAAGGAGGGTAGGACCGCCTTCTATCACCTCCGTCTCCCTCTCCTTCTCTTTAGTTGTTTTGTGTTTGAGTTTGTAATTCTCCTGTATTTTCTAACCTTGTAGCTTTTGGGAGAATATTATACCCCAGATGTGAAGTGTATCTTGGATTTGGTGTGCCATTTCTTAGTGTTGTTTATTGCACTTGTCATGTGCTTCTGAAGtgctttctttttaaatacatccttttatgatttttaaccATGTATGAGATATCTTCTCCATGTGCCTCCTGTCCTTTTCATGCGCTCTAAGTTATATCTTAGAAAGGTATCTCGCTATTAGGGCCTCTTACAGAGGAGCTGGTCGCCGAAAGCCCTCGCcggaatttagtttttttcaagcatttctCGAAGATCTTTCTCGATTGGCGAAGGCAGTGCAGGTCCGGAGAgatcccccccttttttttttgtatcgcCATGATATAAGGAAGCCCGTCATAGAGCAGTCGACTAGAAGTGGAAGACTGCTGACCTGACCTTCGTTGCTCATCTTTATGGTCTGAGCTATATTACTTATTGTTGATGCCACAAAAGAAGCGTACTCTTATGAATTTTCATTGGACATCAAGAGAGTGGGCGGGAATTTGACTTCTCTTGCCTTTAATGGGATGCTCTAATTACTGTGCCCTTGAGTgcgtttgttaaaaaaaaattattttataaaaattatttttagttaaaattggtttggtatttatatatatttgattaaaattatagttaaaattgaggttgaataaaaaataatttaatgtgtttggttaaaaatatcttttaaattgcagttataaaataactaaaaaaaatatttattaatattgatagtttttaatttaaatattgtaaatttaactactgctattacatcatgatataaataatactttatataaaatattttttattattccattaaattatttacaatttcatcacgtatgaaattcatccgacaaggactacagtttccatgGTTTTTTAAACGTGCaccaaaatcaggtaaaatatcattgggaataaaattgagattacgaTTAAATTCTGTAAATGCTACACCATCTTGCGATCTCCTTCTAGtatatgtagtgtcattgaataatattaaatactggtttttcaaataaaacacaattaaaaataaaaaaattaatttttttactatttacttTTATATGCAGGGAGAATTAATTTACTTTGCTTGGCTTTTCTTCATTTCCAGGTTCACCGAATCGATCCCCACTCACCAATATCCTCTGTTGTGTGTCCTTCGTCATCCCTCAAGTTCTGGCCCTAGCTTTTCCAGGTATGCCTGTGCGACTGGTGCACTTTCTCTGTTAACAGGGGCTGAtccattttcatcatcttctttgttTCCTGGAGTCTCAAATGCCTACTGGAAAGAACATGATGGATTGTCATGAGAGCTATCACTGGACTATTTGATGCACTTATACTGATTAAAATTTGGCAGAACAAAGAATGGCATAGCTTTAAAAGCAATCTGAAGCTACTTTCCATTCACCTGCGttttaaacacaaaattacCAAGCCTCACAAacaataaatcatattttatactTTATCAAACACTAACTTTTCCGTGGTTTACTTTAGAGGATGTTTGATTTGGAGGtaacttgtgtttttttgaataaaaagtatatttttatagtttttgaaGCTGTAATATATGCTTAAAAAGTATTGTATCTTTGATAAAAAACCACCACACCTCCAAATCAAATACACCTTGATCACATAATCAACCACATAAATAAACATCTCCGTACTCTAGTTCATAGCATCTTGGGCTTTCGTCTTTTTCATTAAATCAACATTTCCGTTTGAAAACACCCAGAGACCATACCATAGAGGGATTGTTAAAAACATATTCACAAAATCATGTTACAAATCtagaaacatgaaaataagtaaataaccTTTGTGTGAATTGCCTCTCTTGCAGGATGACAATACTTTTGCCTATAACTTGTTCAGAAATACGGTGTTAGGGATTCTGATGACTTTCCATGGTTTTGGTGTCTGCAGCCGCTAAATGTGTGTTTAATAACATGGCGagatgtattttataaaatgtttttattaaaatatatatttttaaatttttaatattaatatatcaaaattatcaaaaaacatttataaaaaaatcaatttgatatttttttaaaagagaaaataatttgaaaaacaaaaactactacGGTACCAAATAGATACTAATACttaatttccatttttttttaatttttaatatcaaaattattaaaaaatacctacaaaactattaatttaatactttttaaagtgaaaagcattttaaaaattaaaagttatcatAATGACAAATGGACACTAACACTCCATGTCAcccttaagttt is a window of Populus nigra chromosome 10, ddPopNigr1.1, whole genome shotgun sequence DNA encoding:
- the LOC133705935 gene encoding uncharacterized protein LOC133705935, producing MSPLPSLLYNPTSLPFPFFNVSSALPFPPSLTIPLCFIFSQALLSHTTCTLRINLINNTLQHTFSTEMCSFKAKVTTGVDITPAVARINGRPVLQPTCNLVSTLERRNSLKKTAPKSSPPPPPPPPTFSNKTNKASPPLSPMSKSPRLPAIKRGSDANSLNSSSEKVVIPRNTTKTPTLERKKSKSFKESSVGRGVHSSFIEASLSYSSSLIVEAPGSIAAVRREQMALQHAQRKMRIAHYGRSKSARFEDQVVPNDSSISMATKTDQEEEKRCSFITANSDPIYVAYHDEEWGVPVHDDKMLFELLVLSGAQVGSDWTSILKKRQDFRDAFSGFDAEIVANISEKQIMSISTEYGIDMSRVRGVVDNSNRILEIKKEFGSFDRYIWTFVNNKPISTSYKFGHKIPVKTSKSETISKDMVRRGFRFVGPTMVHSFMQAAGLTNDHLITCHRHLPCTLMAAARRPTEAQAQ